From Brevundimonas vesicularis:
AGCGCGTCAAGACGCTCTTCGCGCAGAACGACGAAGCCCGCAGCCAGAGCCTGGTCCCGCGCGTGCTGCGGCAGATCAACCGCCACGACCTCGCCCGTGACCACGGGCCAGCCATTCGGATCCGTCTGGAGCGCGCCGCGCGAGCCTCGAACCAGATCGGTCAGGCGCCCAGGCGCCCTGAGCGCATCCTCGACGGTATCGCGCGCCAGACCTTCAAGCGTTCCCCTTTGCGGAATGCGGTCCGTCAGGCCTGAAGGCAGCGACGGAAGCGTTGACGGCAGGCCGATCTGCGCCATGGCCGGCGAGGCGACCACGCAAGCCACAAGCGTCGCCGCCATCCATCCGATCGTCAGCCGGTTCAAAATCACCCGATCCGCTCCTTGCGCCGTCTTGCATCGTCAGGCGATCCATTCGCCTATGCCCATTCGCTTGTGACAAGGGATGAAACGCGCCGCGCCGTGCGTTTCATCCCTCATGACAGAGGAACACGCGTGGACGAATTTCAGACGGAGTTGGTGGCGATGCTTCCGCGCCTTCGCCGGTTCGCGCGCGTTCTGCGGCCCCAGGACGCCGACGCTCAGGATCTTGTGCAACACACGGTCGAGCGCGCCCTGGCCTCTCGAAAGGGGTTCAGGGCGGGCACGCGGTTGGACAGTTGGGCGTTCACGATCATGAGACGGATCGCCATAGACGACGGTCGAAAGGCCCAGCGGTGGTCCCGCGTGGTCTCGCCCGAGGACGACGCCACGCCGCAGGCGCCCGATCCGGCCCAGGCCGGCGAGGGGTTGCGCACCGACGCCCTGGCTGCGCGCGACGCGATCCACGCCCTGCCGGACGATCAGCGTCAGGCTGTGGCCTTGGTCCTGATCGAGGGCCTGTCCTACGCCGAGGCGGCGCAGGTTCTGGGCGTGCCCGCCGGCACATTGACCAGCCGACTGGTGCGGGGCCGCCAGACCCTGGTCGAAGTTCTCGCCGCCCAAGGAATAACCGGATGATCCGCTACGACGACGAAACCCTGATGCGGCGGATCGACGGCGAAATGCCCGTCGTCGAGCGTGACCGGATCGATGCGGCGGCTGCAAGCGACGCCGATCTGGCGGTTCGGCTGGCGGCGCTGCGGACGACCGGCGCCGCTGCGCGCGCCGCCTTCCCGATCCAGAGCGATGCGCGCGATGCGGATCTGGCCCGGCTCATCATGGCGTCGGGCGCCACGCCGACGAAAAGCGCAGGCTGGAAGCTCTGGCTCGGCCAAGCGTTTGCGCCCCG
This genomic window contains:
- a CDS encoding RNA polymerase sigma factor; translation: MLPRLRRFARVLRPQDADAQDLVQHTVERALASRKGFRAGTRLDSWAFTIMRRIAIDDGRKAQRWSRVVSPEDDATPQAPDPAQAGEGLRTDALAARDAIHALPDDQRQAVALVLIEGLSYAEAAQVLGVPAGTLTSRLVRGRQTLVEVLAAQGITG